The following are from one region of the Polaribacter marinaquae genome:
- the galE gene encoding UDP-glucose 4-epimerase GalE: MKKILVTGGLGFIGSHTVVELQEKGFEVVIIDDLSNTTLSVLDNIADITGTKPEFHQIDLRIKSDVNNFFKNNKVDGIIHFAAFKAVGESVQNPLDYYENNIGSLVYILQEMRDRNIDNFIFSSSCTVYGQADELPITENAPVKKAESTYGNTKQIGEEIIQETCKAHGINAIALRYFNPIGAHESIKIGELPIGVPQNLIPYVTQTAAGIRKELSVFGDDYNTTDGTAVRDYIHVVDLAKAHIAALQRLLEKINKEKFEYFNVGTGTGSSVLEVIKAFEKAAKKSLNYKIVGRREGDITAAYADTTIANKELNWQTEKSLEEALASAWKWQQQQNK; encoded by the coding sequence ATGAAAAAGATATTGGTTACAGGTGGTTTAGGTTTTATTGGTTCGCATACAGTTGTAGAACTTCAAGAAAAAGGTTTTGAAGTAGTTATTATAGACGACTTATCGAACACTACGCTTAGTGTTTTAGATAATATTGCTGATATAACTGGTACTAAACCAGAGTTTCATCAAATTGATTTACGTATTAAAAGTGATGTAAATAATTTCTTTAAAAACAATAAAGTTGACGGAATTATCCATTTCGCAGCTTTTAAAGCTGTTGGAGAAAGTGTTCAAAATCCTTTAGATTATTACGAAAACAACATTGGTAGTTTGGTTTACATTTTGCAAGAAATGCGAGATAGAAATATCGATAACTTTATCTTTTCTTCTTCTTGTACTGTATATGGGCAAGCAGATGAATTACCAATTACCGAAAATGCACCTGTTAAAAAAGCTGAATCTACTTACGGAAATACCAAACAAATAGGAGAAGAAATTATACAAGAAACCTGTAAAGCACATGGCATAAATGCAATTGCTTTGCGTTATTTTAATCCTATTGGTGCGCACGAAAGTATTAAAATTGGTGAGTTACCTATTGGTGTTCCTCAAAATTTAATTCCGTATGTTACACAAACCGCAGCAGGAATAAGAAAAGAATTATCAGTTTTTGGTGATGATTACAATACAACAGATGGTACAGCAGTAAGAGATTATATTCATGTGGTTGACTTAGCCAAAGCACATATTGCAGCATTACAACGTCTGTTAGAGAAAATCAACAAAGAAAAATTTGAGTATTTTAATGTTGGTACAGGTACTGGAAGCTCTGTTTTAGAAGTAATTAAAGCTTTTGAAAAAGCCGCTAAAAAATCTTTAAATTATAAAATTGTTGGCAGAAGAGAAGGCGATATAACAGCTGCTTATGCAGATACAACTATTGCCAATAAAGAATTAAATTGGCAGACAGAAAAATCTTTAGAAGAAGCATTAGCATCTGCCTGGAAATGGCAACAGCAACAAAATAAATAG
- a CDS encoding arsenosugar biosynthesis-associated peroxidase-like protein: MSKTYYDASDLRKFGKITEWSEELGNKFFDYYGKVFEEGALTAREKSLIALAVAHTEQCPYCIDAYTKDGLQRGITKPEMMEAIHVGAAIKSGATLVHGVQMMNKVNKLEM; the protein is encoded by the coding sequence ATGTCAAAAACATATTACGACGCATCAGATTTAAGAAAATTCGGAAAAATAACGGAATGGAGCGAAGAATTAGGAAATAAATTTTTTGATTATTACGGTAAAGTTTTTGAAGAGGGTGCGTTAACTGCTCGCGAAAAATCTTTAATTGCCTTAGCCGTTGCACATACAGAACAATGTCCGTATTGTATAGATGCTTACACTAAAGATGGTTTGCAACGTGGGATTACAAAACCCGAAATGATGGAAGCGATACATGTGGGTGCTGCCATTAAAAGTGGTGCGACTTTAGTACACGGTGTGCAAATGATGAATAAAGTAAACAAATTAGAAATGTAA
- a CDS encoding DUF547 domain-containing protein, translating into MKKLAFFLFVSFSFMQLQAQTSIFNNLLETHVSKQGLVNYKNFKADEAKLNTYISYLEKTKPTSSWSVAKQKAFWINAYNAYTLKIILDNYPLKSITDIKEDGKTAWKIPFAKVGGKTYTLDHIEHEILRKNLFDPRIHVGVNCASGSCPKLANMAFTEQNIDSALEKLMTAFVNDSSRNKLSEKKVKISSIFNWFKDDFTKEGSVIDYLNKYADIKINKKAKISYLNYDWSLNEK; encoded by the coding sequence ATGAAAAAACTAGCATTCTTCCTTTTCGTATCTTTTAGCTTTATGCAATTACAAGCACAAACTTCTATTTTTAATAATTTATTAGAAACACACGTTTCTAAACAAGGTTTGGTAAATTATAAAAACTTTAAAGCAGACGAGGCAAAATTAAATACATACATTTCTTACTTAGAAAAAACAAAACCAACTTCTTCTTGGTCTGTTGCTAAACAAAAAGCTTTTTGGATAAATGCCTATAATGCTTATACTTTAAAAATAATTTTAGACAATTACCCATTAAAAAGTATTACCGATATTAAAGAAGATGGAAAAACTGCTTGGAAAATTCCCTTTGCCAAAGTTGGTGGAAAGACCTATACTTTAGACCATATAGAACACGAAATTTTACGTAAAAATTTATTCGACCCAAGAATTCATGTGGGTGTTAATTGTGCATCGGGCTCTTGTCCTAAATTAGCAAATATGGCTTTTACGGAGCAAAATATTGATTCCGCTTTAGAAAAATTAATGACAGCGTTTGTAAATGATAGCTCTAGAAACAAGTTATCAGAAAAAAAAGTAAAAATTTCTTCAATATTTAATTGGTTTAAAGATGATTTTACAAAAGAAGGGTCTGTTATCGATTATTTAAATAAATATGCTGATATCAAAATCAATAAAAAAGCAAAAATCAGTTACTTAAATTACGATTGGAGCTTGAACGAAAAATAG
- the fabD gene encoding ACP S-malonyltransferase, whose product MKAYIFPGQGAQFTGMGLDLYEKSALAQEYFEKANDILGFSITDIMFEGTAEQLKETKVTQPAIFLHSVILAKVLGDSFKPEMVAGHSLGELSALVANGVLSFEDGLTLVSKRALAMQKACEIAPSTMAAVLGLADEVVEDTCAAIDGVVVAANYNCPGQLVISGEIEAVEKACEVLTEKGARRALLLPVGGAFHSPMMEPAREELAAAIKATTFSEPTCAVYQNVVAKAVTNPEEIKENLIAQLTAPVKWTQCVQAMIADGGTEFIEVGPGKVLQGLMRKIDRSVTASGAVLAE is encoded by the coding sequence ATGAAAGCATATATTTTTCCGGGACAAGGAGCACAGTTTACAGGAATGGGATTGGATTTGTATGAGAAATCTGCATTAGCCCAAGAATATTTCGAAAAAGCAAATGATATATTGGGGTTTTCTATTACTGATATTATGTTCGAAGGTACTGCAGAGCAATTAAAAGAAACAAAAGTTACACAGCCTGCTATTTTTTTACATTCGGTAATTTTAGCAAAAGTTTTAGGAGATTCTTTTAAACCAGAAATGGTTGCAGGACATTCTTTAGGGGAATTATCTGCTTTAGTTGCTAACGGAGTTTTATCTTTTGAAGACGGATTGACATTGGTTTCTAAAAGAGCTTTAGCAATGCAAAAAGCCTGTGAAATTGCACCGTCTACAATGGCAGCAGTTTTAGGGTTAGCAGATGAGGTTGTAGAAGATACTTGTGCAGCTATAGATGGAGTAGTAGTTGCTGCAAATTACAATTGTCCGGGACAATTAGTTATTTCTGGAGAAATAGAAGCAGTAGAAAAAGCCTGTGAGGTTTTAACAGAAAAAGGAGCAAGAAGAGCATTGTTGTTACCTGTTGGTGGTGCATTCCATTCACCAATGATGGAGCCTGCAAGAGAAGAATTAGCAGCAGCAATTAAAGCAACTACTTTTAGTGAGCCAACCTGTGCTGTATATCAAAATGTAGTAGCAAAAGCAGTTACTAATCCAGAAGAAATTAAAGAGAATTTAATAGCACAACTAACGGCACCAGTAAAATGGACGCAATGTGTACAAGCAATGATTGCTGATGGAGGAACAGAGTTTATAGAAGTAGGGCCAGGTAAAGTATTACAAGGATTAATGCGTAAAATAGATAGATCTGTTACTGCAAGTGGAGCTGTTTTAGCAGAATAA
- a CDS encoding pitrilysin family protein, whose amino-acid sequence MKKICIAFIAIASFIACNNSSKEKTKELRVNYKKIELDNGLDVIFHVDKSDPVVAVELMVHVGSAREKEGRTGFAHLFEHLLFLESENLGKGGLDKMSARIGGSGANGSTSRDRTNYLQTVPKDALEKMIWAEADKLGYFINTVTEPVLAKEKQVVKNEKRQSVDNRPYGHNQYVIGKNLYPKNHPYNWQVIGSLEDLQNATLQDVKDFYKKWYVPNNATLVLSGDINIEEATKWVHKYFDEIPKGEEIPALEKKPGEVKETKFLYYEDNFARVPQLTMVWPSVEMYHEDSYALEVLTQYLSDGKSAPLNTVLVDDLKLTSNTVMYNYASELAGETQLIVRAFNGKNLDEVKAGIEKGFAKFESEGISDKDLQRIKAGQETQFYLGLSSVLGKGSNLASNNTYLGNPGFATEDIKKTLAVTKDDVMRVYNTYIKDKNYIATSFVPKNSAELALKGSTLANVIEEKIVNGAEETFDPKIAATYKKTPSSFDRSIEPEYGKAPSLAVPKVYEAGLENGLKIYGIENNEVPLVRFNLTIDGGQLLESLDKLGVANLTADLLNKGTKNKSVQQLEEAIQELGASIYIYATKENITLSGTTLAKNYTKTLALAQEMLLEPRFDETEFALLKKATISNLRQQEASPNSVARNAYKTLIYGEDNIRSKNTLGTISSVENISIEDLKEYYNNYISPSVAKMLVVGDITEETVVNSLASLNTNWHSKAVTIPEYKTPDAPNKPVVYFYDIPNAKQSVLQFGAPALAATDKDYYAASVMNYILGGGGFASRLTQELREGKGYTYGIRSGFSGTKAKGTFTISSGVRSNVTLESAQAVKKILEEYPTTFSDKDLETTKGFLIKSNARAFETAGAKLRMLSNIANYGMKADYISDREETVNNMTKERISELANTYVNPNKMIWLIVGDAETQLNRMKELGYGEPILLNERQKKIKN is encoded by the coding sequence ATGAAAAAAATATGTATTGCTTTTATAGCAATTGCAAGTTTTATAGCTTGTAACAATTCTTCCAAAGAAAAAACAAAAGAGCTTCGTGTTAATTACAAAAAAATCGAATTAGACAATGGTTTAGATGTAATTTTTCATGTAGACAAATCAGATCCTGTTGTTGCAGTAGAACTAATGGTTCATGTTGGTTCTGCAAGAGAAAAAGAAGGTAGAACAGGTTTTGCTCATTTATTTGAACACTTACTATTTCTAGAATCAGAAAACTTAGGAAAAGGTGGTTTAGATAAAATGAGTGCAAGAATTGGTGGTTCTGGGGCTAATGGTTCTACTTCTAGAGACAGAACAAACTACTTACAAACAGTACCAAAAGATGCTTTAGAAAAAATGATTTGGGCAGAGGCAGACAAACTTGGGTATTTTATAAATACGGTTACAGAACCTGTTTTAGCAAAAGAAAAACAAGTTGTAAAAAACGAAAAAAGACAAAGTGTAGATAACCGACCATACGGACACAATCAATACGTAATCGGTAAAAACTTGTACCCAAAAAATCATCCTTACAATTGGCAAGTAATTGGTTCTTTAGAAGATTTACAAAATGCAACTTTACAAGATGTAAAAGATTTTTACAAGAAATGGTATGTGCCAAATAATGCTACTTTAGTACTTTCTGGAGATATTAATATCGAAGAAGCAACAAAATGGGTTCATAAATATTTTGATGAAATTCCTAAAGGAGAAGAAATTCCGGCTTTAGAGAAAAAACCGGGTGAAGTTAAAGAAACAAAGTTTTTATATTACGAAGACAATTTTGCCAGAGTACCACAATTAACAATGGTTTGGCCAAGTGTAGAAATGTATCACGAAGATTCTTATGCTTTAGAAGTTTTAACTCAGTATTTATCAGACGGAAAATCTGCACCACTTAACACTGTTTTAGTAGACGATTTAAAATTAACATCTAACACAGTGATGTATAATTACGCATCTGAATTGGCTGGTGAAACTCAATTAATTGTTAGAGCTTTTAACGGTAAAAATTTAGATGAAGTAAAAGCAGGTATCGAAAAGGGTTTTGCAAAGTTTGAATCTGAAGGTATTTCTGATAAAGATTTACAAAGAATAAAAGCAGGACAAGAAACTCAATTTTATTTAGGTTTATCGAGTGTTTTAGGGAAAGGATCTAACTTAGCTTCTAATAATACATATTTAGGAAATCCTGGTTTTGCTACAGAAGATATCAAAAAAACACTGGCAGTTACTAAAGACGATGTAATGCGTGTTTACAATACGTATATTAAAGATAAAAATTACATTGCTACTAGTTTTGTTCCTAAAAACAGCGCAGAACTTGCCCTTAAAGGTTCTACTTTGGCAAATGTTATAGAAGAAAAAATTGTTAATGGCGCAGAAGAAACTTTTGACCCTAAAATTGCAGCTACCTATAAGAAAACTCCATCTTCTTTCGATAGAAGTATAGAACCAGAATATGGTAAAGCACCCTCATTAGCAGTGCCAAAAGTTTACGAAGCAGGTTTAGAAAATGGTTTAAAAATTTACGGGATCGAAAATAACGAAGTTCCATTAGTGCGTTTTAACTTGACTATTGATGGTGGACAGTTATTAGAATCTTTAGATAAATTGGGTGTCGCTAATTTAACTGCGGACTTGTTAAATAAAGGAACTAAAAACAAAAGCGTACAACAATTAGAAGAAGCTATTCAAGAATTAGGTGCTTCTATCTACATTTACGCAACTAAAGAAAACATTACTTTAAGCGGAACAACTTTAGCTAAAAACTATACCAAAACTTTGGCTTTAGCGCAGGAAATGTTGTTAGAACCAAGATTTGATGAAACAGAATTTGCATTACTTAAAAAAGCGACTATTTCTAATTTAAGACAACAAGAAGCAAGTCCAAACTCGGTTGCAAGAAATGCATACAAAACTCTAATTTATGGTGAAGACAACATCCGATCTAAAAACACATTGGGTACAATTTCATCAGTAGAAAATATCTCTATAGAAGATTTAAAAGAATACTATAACAACTACATTTCTCCTTCTGTTGCAAAAATGTTAGTTGTTGGTGACATTACAGAAGAAACTGTGGTAAATTCTCTGGCTTCTTTAAACACAAACTGGCACTCAAAAGCTGTTACAATTCCGGAATATAAAACACCAGATGCTCCTAACAAACCTGTTGTTTATTTTTATGATATACCAAATGCAAAACAATCTGTTTTACAATTTGGCGCACCAGCGTTAGCGGCAACAGATAAAGATTACTACGCTGCTTCTGTTATGAATTATATTCTTGGTGGTGGTGGTTTTGCGTCTCGTTTAACGCAAGAATTAAGAGAAGGAAAAGGTTATACTTACGGTATTCGTTCTGGTTTTTCAGGAACAAAAGCAAAAGGAACTTTTACAATTTCTAGTGGTGTAAGATCTAATGTTACTTTAGAATCTGCACAAGCAGTTAAGAAAATTTTAGAAGAGTATCCTACAACATTTTCTGATAAAGATTTAGAAACAACCAAAGGTTTCTTAATTAAAAGTAATGCCAGAGCTTTCGAAACTGCTGGTGCTAAATTAAGAATGTTATCTAATATTGCAAATTACGGTATGAAAGCAGATTATATAAGCGATCGAGAAGAAACCGTGAATAACATGACCAAAGAAAGAATTTCTGAATTGGCAAACACATATGTAAATCCTAATAAAATGATTTGGTTAATTGTTGGTGATGCAGAAACACAATTAAATCGTATGAAAGAATTAGGGTATGGTGAACCTATTTTATTGAACGAAAGACAAAAGAAAATTAAGAATTAA
- a CDS encoding queuosine precursor transporter has translation MREKDRQLADTIYLTLAALFIASLVASNLIFQKFFYWEPFGLYKFEVSVGILPYPITFLITDILSEIYGKKKANQVVIAGIFASFFSMLIILVADFAPAIENSPINNNEFHKVFGLSPLAVFASMMAYLCAQFVDIKIFHFWKKKTNGKHLWLRNNFSTFASQFIDTFTVLFLLSSFKILPWSIFTSLLISGFLFKVIVAALDTPILYGLVYLFRKRFHLKIGEEIL, from the coding sequence ATGAGAGAAAAAGACAGACAATTAGCAGATACAATATACCTTACGTTGGCGGCATTATTTATTGCTTCTTTGGTTGCTTCTAATTTGATTTTTCAAAAATTCTTTTATTGGGAACCCTTTGGTCTTTATAAATTTGAGGTTTCTGTTGGTATCTTGCCGTATCCTATTACTTTTTTAATTACAGATATTTTATCAGAAATTTATGGTAAAAAGAAAGCGAATCAAGTGGTAATTGCTGGTATTTTCGCTTCCTTTTTTTCGATGCTAATTATTTTAGTAGCAGATTTTGCACCTGCAATAGAGAACTCTCCTATTAATAATAATGAATTTCATAAAGTGTTTGGTCTCTCTCCGCTTGCTGTTTTTGCTTCGATGATGGCTTATTTGTGTGCGCAATTTGTAGACATCAAAATTTTTCATTTCTGGAAAAAGAAAACCAACGGCAAACATCTTTGGTTACGCAATAACTTTTCTACTTTTGCCTCGCAATTTATAGACACTTTTACAGTACTATTTTTATTATCTTCTTTTAAAATTTTACCGTGGTCTATATTTACTAGCTTACTAATTAGTGGCTTTTTATTCAAAGTTATTGTAGCAGCATTAGATACTCCGATTTTATATGGCTTGGTTTATTTATTTCGAAAAAGGTTTCATTTAAAAATTGGAGAAGAAATTTTGTAA